Within the Bradyrhizobium cosmicum genome, the region GTCGCGGATCCGCACCGGCACGCCGCCGCGCGAGCCGATCACGATGTCGCGGATGTCGGCGATGTCGGCGACCTGGCCGGGCGCGCGCACGAGATATTGCTCGCCGTTGCGCTCGATATAGCCTGCGCCGACATTGGCGTTGTTGGCGGCGAGCGCCGTCATGATGTCGCGGAAGCCGAGCTTGTAGGCCATCAGCCGGCCGGGTACCGGCAGCACGTGGAATTGCCGCTCATAGCCGCCGATCGAGTTGACCTCGACCACGCCGGGAACGGTGCGCAGCTGCGGCTTGATGATCCAGTCCTGGATGGTGCGCAGCTCGGTCGGCGTGAACTCGGCACCGGTCGGCGACTTCGCGCCGGCTTTGGCCTCGACCGAGTAGACGTAGATCTCGCCGAGGCCGGTCGAGATCGGCCCCATCGCCACCTCGGTGCCAGCAGGAAGCTGATCCTTGGCCTGCTGGATGCGCTCGTTCACGAGCTGCCGCGCGAAGTAGATGTCGGTGCCGTCCTGGAACACGACGGTGACCTGGCTCAGCCCGTAGCGCGAGATCGAGCGGGTGTAGTCGAGCTTGGGCAGGCCGCCCATCGCGGTCTCGATCGGGAAGGTGATGCGTTGCTCGGCTTCCAGCGGCGACAGGCCGGGTGCCCGCGTGTTGATCTGGACCTGGACGTTGGTGACATCAGGGACGGCGTCGATCGGCAGGCGCGTGAAATTCCAGGCACCGAAGGCGCCGGCCGCGATCGCGAGCAGCACCACCAGCCAACGCTGGCGGACCGAGAAGGCGAGGAGGGCGTCAATCATGGTCGCCGTCTCCCTTGCCCATCTCGGCCTTCACGACAAAGCTGTTCTCGGCGACATAGCGTTCGCCGGCGGCAAGACCGGCGCGGATCTCCACGAATTTCGGATCGGCATCCCCGAGCTCGACCGGGCGCGCCTCGATCTTGTCGCCGTCCTCGCGGACGAACACGATGGTCCTGTTCTCCAGCGTCTGGATCGCGCTGCGGCGCACGGCGACCGCGACATTTCGGGCGGCGAGAATCAGCCGCGCCGTGACGAACAGGCCCGGACGCAAGCGGCCATCGGGATTTGGCAGCACCACGCGGGCCAGCGCGGTCTGGGTTTCGCTGCTGCCGATCGGCGCCATATAGGAGATCGTGCCATTGATCTCGCCGCGCCCGTCGTCGGGATCGATCAGCACCTCGTCGTTGAGGCGCACGCGCCGCAGGTCCTGCCGGTAGATCGACAGGTCGACCCAGATGCTCGAGAGGTCGGCGACGACGAAGGCCGGCTTCTGCTCGGAGGCATATTCGCCGAGCGATATCTGCCGTTCGATGACGGTGCCCGCCAGCGGCGCCTTCAACTCGTACACGGTGAGGCTCTGGTTGCTCTCGATGGTGGCGAGCAGATCGTCCTTGCCGACCCTGTCGCCGATGCGCTTCTGGAGCGACTTTGCAATTCCGGGAAAGCGGGGTGTGACCTGAACGACCGCTTCCTGATTGGCGCGCAAGATGCCGTTGAAGGCGAGCGTGTCGGTCAGCGTGGCGCTCGCGGCTTCCGCCAGCGTGACGCCGGCAGCCGCCAGCTTGACGTCGGAGATGCGGATGCGGTCGGCGCCGTGCTCGTCCTGCTCGACATGGTCGTTCGGCTTCTCGGGCTTCTTGTCAGCGGCATGCTCGGTCGGTGCGACCCTGGCCGGGGCGAGCAGGGCATAGCCGTAAGCGCCGATCGCGGCGGCGAGGATGGCGACGAGGATGGTGGAGGAGATCTTCATCGTGCGCCCTCCCGGGCCAGCGTGAAGGGATTGCCGACGAGGCCTTCGATGGTGGCGACGCCGGCGTGGAAGTTCTGCAGCGCCTCCTGCTCGCGCAGCCGCGCTTGCGACACGCTGGCCTGGGCGTCGAGCACTTCGAGCAGGCTGAAGCGGCCCTGGCCGTAGCCTTGCGAGATCGCTTCGGCCGCTTCGGTTGCCTTGGGGATCGCAGTCTCGCGCAGCACCGCGAGCTCGCGCAGCGAGCCCTGCAGCGAGTCGTAGGCGCGGCCGGCGATGACGATCAGCGTGTTGCGGTTGGCCTCGCGCTCGGCCCTGGTCTTGGCGAGGCTTTCCTGCGCCGAGAGGATGTTGCCCTGGTTCCGGTCGAACACGGGGATCGGCACCGAGACGGAGAGCCGCACCGCATCGTCATTGGTCTCGTTGAAATGGCGCCAGCCGGCGGCGATGCGGACGTCGGGATAAGGCCTGAGCCGCGCCATCAACAGCTCGGCGTTGCGCTGGGCATACACCGCGGTCCAGCGGACCAGCTGCGGATTGGCGTCGATGGCGGCGACGACCGACTGGAACGTCGGCGGCTTGCCCATGGTGTCGAGCCGGCCGGAGACCTCACCGAACTTTGCGGAGGGATCGCCCATCAGCACCGCAAGCTCGCGCCGGGCGCTCGCCAGCGTCGCCTTGAAGCGCTCGCGGTCGGCCTTCACCAGGGCGGAGGCGACCTCGGCGCGGCCGGTCTCGGCCGGCGAGGAGGCGCCGGCCTCGACGCGGCGGCGTAGCAGCGGCGTCAGCCGGTCGATCGCGGTGATCTGCTCGTCGAGGATCTGGATGCGCCGCTGCGCGCCGAGCACGCTGAGAAAGGCGATCGCGGTCTCCGACAGCACCTCAAGCCTGACGGCCTTGCGCTGAATTGCGGCGACCTCGATGCCGGCCGCGCCTGCGGCGATCCGCGCGTCACGCTTGCCGAACAGCTCGAAGGCCTGGCTGATCTGGAGCGTGGTCTCGGCCGATCTGGTGCCGCGGTAGATGCCCGAGCCGAGGGAGTTGTCCTGTTCATAGGACAGTTCGGGATTGAGGAGCGCGCCGGCCTGGATGCGCTGGCCTGTCGCGATGCCGACATCGCGTTCCGCCGCCGTCAGGCGCGGACTGGCGGCCAGCGCGCGCGACAGCGCGGCGCGCATCGTCAGGGTCTGGGCGTGAATGGGCTGTGTCAGCCAGGGGCCAACGAGAATCGCCATCGCGCACGCGAGGCGCGCGGCAGTCCGTCTGCAAGACATGAAGGTGACCTGTGAACAATAGCATCGGGGGCGCGCGGGCGCCCGGCTGATCAGTTCAGGTCAGATGCTTGGGAGGCGGGAAGTCGGTGTCGGGCGCAATGCCGATCAGGGCAGGCGCGCGCTGCGCGATCGGTGCAGCGACGATATCGGCCGCCGCTCCGGACTGCAGTGGCTGTGCGACGGCAATCGAGAAGCAGCCATGGCAGTGGTGGCCGCCGGCCGCCTTGTGATCGCCATGACCGGTAGCGCCATCGTCGAGGATCGAGGCGATCTCCGAGCCGCCAGACGGGCTCGTGACATCGATGTCGTGCGCGCCATGGAGCACGCCCGACAGCAGATACATCACCGCGACGAGCACAGCCACGAGCCCACGCCAGTTGCGCGGGTTCCAAAAGCTGGTGCGGCGGCCGATCGAAATCACTGCGGTCTCGGGTTGCTGATCGCCTGCGGTAGCATGGCGGCCGGAACAGTGTCGACCCGCAATAGTGTTACGTGTGGGGAACTCGATGTCGCACGCGCCGGACAGGAAAAGGCCCCAGCGGTTCCTTCTCGCCGATTATTGTGTGCCGGACTTCGACTGAACTCCCAAATTGGCGCGGCGGTACGCGGTGGGAGACTTGTCGAACGCTCTTTTGAAGACGCGATTGAAGTAAGAAACATCGCTAAATCCGCAGGCGAAGGCCAAGGCGGCAATCGACTGGTCCGTTGAACTGGTCAATTCCGCAGCGCAACGTGCGAGCCGCTTCGACCGGATGGTGGCACCGAAGGTCGTCTCTTCCGCCTCGAAAAGCCGATGGAGATAGCGGGACGTGACGTGAAATTTTCGGCAAACGGATTCGACCGACAAGGACGGATCGAAAAGATTCTCATCGATATGTTTGAGGATCGCATTCAGAAAGGCTCTCCGGGTGCATGAGGGTCTGCTTTCCTCAGCCTCCACCGTACCACCGAGAGCCAACGCGACGAGCTTTGCGATCGTATCTGCGACCGTCTCCTGCGCCTCCGGCGGAATCTGAGCCTGCCGAACGACCGACTGTAGAAAATCTACAGCCAATTGTCCGGTCGGACTCCCCTTCGAAACGCGAATGGCCGTTGCGCCTGCCGCATCCTTCAAGAGCGGATCGAGCCGCTTCTTAGGCACTCTGAAGGAAAAGATCTCCAGGTTCGATCGATAGTCGAGATCGTACGGCTCCGTTGAGTCCACGATGTAGAACTCTCCCGGCCTTACGAGCGCCTCTCGTCCCCGCTGCTTTGCGAGAACATCGCCTTCGATCTGCATGTTGACGAAATAATACTCGAGTGGCGTCTTGCGGATTTCCTTGGCGCCCCTGAGGACCCGGTGTTCATCCGTCAGCAGCCGCGTGACATTCACATCCGATACCGCGTGCGCCTCGACGCTCCCGGTAAAGGCTCCCTGGCTCTTGCGAGACGGATCAAGCGTAATGAACGCTTCGCACAACACTTCGCGCCAGAAGCCGAACTGTTGGCCGGGGGGAAGATCCTGCGTGGTCCAGAACGGCATCGCGGCACTCCGTCGATAACGAGCCTCACGAAGTCGTATTCACGATCAAAGGCTAGTCCGGCCAATGCTGCAATCAAGCACAAATTTTGAACCAGGCTGTCTGTTTCCTGGTCTGGTCGCGATGACAAGACGGGGCTGTCTCTGGAGGACGATGAATTTGTCCCTCCCGACCAAGACATGTCTTCCGGTTTTTTGGTGGCCTGTCCGCACCATCAACCGAGGGGAATGCCATGACAACGGGTATCGAATTTGCGCTGAGTCCAGACCAGATTGCACTGCAAAAGGGAGCCAGGGAATTCGCAACGACCGTCTTGAAGGACGTTCGTCCGACCATTCGCAAGTTTGGCAAGCCAGACGAGCGCTTCTATGCGACGCGTCCATTCCACAAGAAGGCCGTCGATGCAGGCTTTGTGAAGGGCCTCTTTCCGAAGGCATTTGGAGGAACCGAGGTCCCCGCGCTCGATTTCGCGTTGGCGGCGGAAGAGCTTGCAGCCGTCGACGTCAACGTGCCGAGCACCCTTCTCGGGACGGGTCTGGGCGTCAAACCGATCATCTTTTACGGGACCGAGGAGCAAAAGAAACGATTTTTGCCTGACTTCATTCAAGACGGCACCCGGCTTGCCGCTCTTGCCTTCACTGAGGTGACCGGAGGCGCAAACTTCGACGCCCCCGATCCGCGTTTCGGCGTGAAGACCTTCGCCACACTCGACGGCGACGAATGGGTCATTAACGGAGAGAAACATTACACGACCAACGGCACCGGGTGGGACGGCAACAATTGTCACCTTTACGCCGTCGTGTGCCGGACAAACCCGAACAAGGGGGCCCAAGAGTCTCTCGCAGTCATTATGGTTCCGGGCAGCGATCCCGGGGTCAAGGTCACGGGGCTGCTCGACACCGTCGGGCATCGGGCTTCGATTTCGCCCCGAATGAAATTCGAAAATGTCCGCGTTCCCGCCGATAACATCATCGGCAAACCGGGCGATGGCATCAAGATCGTCTCGACCAATTTCGCATGGACAGCAGCCCTGATCGGAGCGGCATGCGTCGGAGTCATGCGGTCTGCGTTTGACCATGCGCTCGAATTCGCACGAAATGATGCACGTTCCGGCCCCCATCCGATCATCGAATACCCCACGGTCGGCTACATGCTGGCCGACATGAAGATGCGAATCGAAGCTTGCCGCTATCTGACCTGGAAAGCTTGCCAGCAGTTCGACAGAAGCGGGGGCCAGGAGCAGGAACTCGCCGTCATGACCAAGGTGTTCTGTTCGGAGACCTGCGTCGACGTCGTTTACGATGCGATGCGCGTGGTCGGTGTTGACAGCTACACCGACATGCACCCGCTGGCGGAATTGATGAACGACGCCATGTGCTTCCCGCTCTACGATGGCGGTAACATGGGGGCGCGTCGGCGTCAGCTCCACGGTATGATCAAGAGCCCGGACTACGATTCACTCGCCGCAGCTCGCGTGGGTTAGGACTCTGCTCGCAGGCGATAGCGGGAGAGCCCGCTATCGCCTGGCGCAACGGCCCTTGTGGGTTGGCAGATCGCGGGTCTTCGCGGACGTCGGGAAGGGGCCGGCCGCTACGCCTTTTCCTCCCAAATCATCGCAAGGTGCACGATCGTCTGCACCGCCTTCTCCATGTCCTGACGGCTGACCCATTCCAGACGCGAGTGGAACGCGTGCTCGCCGGCGAAGATGTTGGGGCAGGGCAGGCCCATGAAGGACAGGCGCGAGCCGTCGGTGCCGCCGCGGATCGCGGTGCGCATCGGGCGCAGGCCGGCGCGGCGGATCGCCTCGATAGCGTATTCGAGGATATGCGGGTGACGATCGATCACCTGCTTCATGTTGCGGTACTGCTCGCGCACCTCGAACTTGTAGGTCGAGCGCGGATAGTCCTTCATCACGTCCTTGACGATGGTCTCGAGCATGGCTTCCTTTTCCTTAAGCCCTTCCTCGGTGAAGTCGCGCACGATGAAGGAGAGCGTTGCCTGTTCCAGCGCGCCGTCGATGCCGATCGGATGCAGAAAGCCCTGCTTGCCGGACGTCGTCTCGGGCGAGCAGCCTTCCTTCGGTAGCCGCTCGACGATGGCGGCCGCGATCTTGATCGCGTGCTCCATCTTGCCCTTGGCATAGCCGGGATGTGCGCTGACGCCGTTGATGGTGATGGTGGCGCCGTCGGCCGAGAACGTCTCGTCCTCGACGCTGCCCGCGCTCTCGCCGTCCATGGTGTAGCCGAAATCGGCGCCAAGCTTCTTGATGTCGACATTGTCGACGCCGCGGCCGATCTCTTCGTCGGGCGTGAACAGGATCTTGATGGTGCCGTGCTTCACATCGGGGTTGTTGATGAAGAAGTGCGCGGCATCCATGATCTCGGCGACGCCGGCCTTGTTGTCGGCGCCCAGCAGCGTGGTGCCGTCGGTGGTGATGATGTCGTTGCCGATCTGGTTCTTCAGCGCCGGATGCTCGGCGAAGCGGATCACCTGGCTGGTATCGCCCGGCAGCGTGATGTCGCCGCCGCGATAGTTCTTCACGACCTGCGGCTTGACGTCCTTGCCGGTGACGTCGGGCGAGGTGTCCATGTGCGAGCAGAAGCAGATCACCGGCACCTTCTTGTCGGTGTTGGCCGGGATCGTTCCATAGACGTAGCCGTAATCGTCGAGATGGGCGTCGGCGACGCCGATCTCCCTGAGCTCGGTGACGAGCACGCGGCCGAGATCCTTCTGCTTCTCGGTGGAGGGCGAGCTGGGGGATTCCGGATCGGACTGGGTGTCGATGGTGACGTAGCGCAGGAAACGCTCGGTCACGGTATGCGTGAAGGTGAGGGAGGACATGTCTGGTCAAACCGCCGAGTCTTGGGGGAGCAGGTCTTGGGGAAGCAGGCGGTATAGCAGAAAAGCGGGCCGCGTTGCGGCCGGAACGGCGCGGATCAGGCTTAACGAAAGGTAGCCGCTCAGATCGCCTCTTTCAGTTCCTTGACCGGGCGGAAGGTGACCTTCTTGCTGGCCTTGATGTGGATGGCTTCGCCAGTGGCCGGATTGCGGCCGGTGCGGGCGGCGCGCTTGCGGACCTGGAGGATGCCGAGGCCCACGATGCGGACGCGATCGCCCTTCTTCAGGTGCCTAGTGATCAGCTCGACCATGTCGGTCAGGACGGCCTCGGCGCGCTTCTTCGAGAGCTCCTGGCTGTCCGCAATGTCCGCGGCGAGGTGCTTGAGCGTGATGGTGGCGGGGGCGGCTGCCTTCTTCGCCGAGTCCTTCTTGGCCAAATCCTTTTTAGCCGAATCCTTTTTAACCATGTCTGGCCTCCTCAATGACGGGGAAGCCCCGGAAAAGCCGGGAAAGCGTGGGGATCCCTCAAGTCCTGCAAGGGGTAGACGATTCGGGCGCGGGCTGCCTACGTCACGGATTCCGGGGGGCAAACGTCCGTCCACCCCGGCCGCAGATGCGACAGGTGTCGCGACATCAGGCTAAGACTATGAAGGGATTGCCAAAATGGCGCGAGAGACGGGGCTCGAACCCGCGACCTCCGGCGTGACAGGCCGGCGCTCTAACCAACTGAGCTACTCCCGCGTGGTTCGCTCAAAGCGCGCGGAACGAGGGGGACTTAAAGGCGGGGCTTGGTGAAGTCAAGGACGTTGCGCTTCGCGCGTGCGCCCCGGCTAAGTATTGCTTTGGAAAACGAAAAGGCCGCTCGGAGGCGGCCATCGATCGACCCGGAACGGGGGCGTATCAGCGAATCTCGGACGTGCCTGCGCTCGTCACCACCACCGGCTTGCCGGCCTTGATCACGTGGGTGGACTGGGCGGTCTGGCTGTAATCGGCGTTGGTGCGGGCTGCGATCCCGAAACCGGCCACCGCGATGCCGGCAACCAGCGCCACCACCACGATCTTCAGGTGGGTCGCACGATCAGCAGAGTGAATGGAGTGGTTCATGTGAGCCTCCCGACGGGCTTTGCCGCCGTCTATGGGCTCATGTCTTAAGGACCATCTGTTTCCGGATGGTTTCGCGGGTTCCGCAAAATGGTTTCATTTCTACGCCCGGTTGGTTTCGCCAGGCTTGCGGGGGGAGTGGGCCTTAAGCGGCGGCCCGGCTGATATCGTCCCGGATGGTGCGGGCGGCCCAGACGAACAGCAGGGCGCCCAGGACGGTCGTGACCGCGGCCGAAAGCAGCGAATAGCGCACGGCATCCGCGCCATAACTGCCCTTCAGGGCGTCGTTGACCATGCCGACGGCGAGCGGGCCGACGCCTTGTCCGAAGCAGGTGGCGGTGAGCGCGATCAGGGCGGAGGCGAGCGCACGCATGCTCGGCCTGGCCACGGTCTGCGCGATCGCGAAGATCGGGCCGAGATGGAAGCCGACCAGGAACGAGGTCAGCGCCAGCATGGCGACCATCATCGCGAAATCCTGCGCCAGCATGCACAGCGCGAACACCGGGCCGGCGAGTCCTGAGGTGATCGCAGGCGCCCACAGCTTCCAGCGGTCGTCGCGGCGGCTGATTTGCGCCACCACGAAGCCGCCGAACAGGGTGCCGGCCATGCCGGCGAGCCCCTTGAAGGTGCCGGCATAGGTGCCGATCTCGGCGCTCGACAGGTGGTGCACGCGGGCGAGGAACGGCGGGATCCAGGCAGCGGTCGCGTAATTGGTGTAGGTGGTGAGGCAGAAGCCGATCAGCACGATGATGAAGCTGCGTTGCGAGGCCAGGAAGCTCAGCGTGGGCCCGAGCGGCTCGGGCACGAAACTCTCCTGCATCGCGCCGCGCTTCGGCTCGGAGATCGTCAGCCACAGGACAATTGCGAGCAGGATACCCGGCAGGCCCGCGACATAGAACGCCGATCGCCAGCCATAGTGCTGGTTGACATAGCCGCCGATGAAATAACCGAGGAAGATGCCGAGATAGGTGCCGATTGCGTAGATGCCGAGCGCGCGCGGGCGCTCGTTCTTGGTGAAGAGATCGGCCACGATCGACTGCGAGGCGGGTGAGCCCGCGGATTCGCCGATGCCGACGCCGATGCGCGCCAGCGCCAGCGAGGTCACGCTCGAGGCCGCGCCGCACAGCGCCGTCATCGCGCTCCAGAACGCAAACGCCATGGCGACGATGTTGCGCCGGTTGAGCCGGTCGGCGACGCGCGCGATGGGGATGCCGAGCAGGGAATAGAACAGCGCGAAGCCGAAGCCCGCGAGCAGGCCCATCATGGTGTCGCTGAGCTGAAACTCCTTCTTGATCGGCTCGATCAGGACGTTGAAAATCGTGCGGTCGAGAAAGTTCAGCGCGTAGATGATGGTGAGCAGGCCCAGCACGTAATAGCGCCGCACCGGTGGCTTTGCCGCGGCGGCCGTTGGCACCGACACTTGTGACGTCACATCGACCATCGCATCCCCCCAATTTGTCGTTGTTATCGTTGTCGGTCCAGCCCTTATTGGAGCTGTCTTTTTCACGCGTCGCGGATGTAATTCCCTGCTTCGAATTCGACCGGCGGCGCACTTGCGTCGAATGAGACGCCGATCGGGTCGCGATTGGCTTCCATCGCTTCCAGTTGCTCGCCCAGCATGCGCCGGATCATCAGGATGCCGCGGTCGCTTTGGCCGAAATGCTCCTCGGAGTGCACGGTCACGTCGCCTTGGCCGACCTGGGCCTCGTAGTCGCCGGGGAATTGCTGGTGCTCGGCCTCCGTCATGTCCCACCAGAACTTGCCGTTGAATTTCGACCGCATCCGGCCGATGTCGCCTGATGTCTTGACGCGGCCGGCGACATAGATGCGGAAGGACGTGTCGTCGATCGGCAGCGTCCAGCCGATCGACTCGACGCGGGCAAATTGCGCCACGCGCGGATTTGGCACGACGCGCAGAGTGGGCAGCGCCGCTTCGGTGACGCGGTAGAACACCTTGCCGTCGTCCTGCTTGCGGATCGAGCGAACGGCGATGCCGCGCGGCGTCTTGTCGAACGTCACCTCCGGCATCGAGGCCATCATGTTGGTGAACTGCGGCCCCGAGAACGAGCCGTGCAGCACCGGCACGTGATAGGGATCGACCACGTTCTCGAAGTGCTGCAGCCAGTTGCAGGGGATGACCGCAGGGCCGCCGCCGCCGATCGAGGAATCGTCGGCCTCGACGAACTCGCCGTCGTCCATGTTTTCCAGGCACTCGTAAGCCGGCAGCACCGGGCGTTTCTCGGCCGGGCCCATATAGGCGAAGATCAGCCCGTAGCGCTCCTCGACCGGATACCAGGGCTGGCGCACCTTGTCCTTGAACGCGCCGCCGTCGGGCTCGCAGGGCTGCTCCAGGCAATGGCCCTCGGTGTCGAACTTCCAGCCGTGATAGCAGCAGCGGATGCCGTCCTCCTCGACCTTGCCATAGTAGAGCGTGGTGCCGCGATGACAGCAGCGGGCGTGCAACAGGCCGACCCGGCCATGCTTGTCGCGGAACAGGATCAGATCCTCGCCGAGCGCACGCACCTTTTTCGGGGTGTCGTTGGCGTCGCTGACGAGTCCGACCGGATGCCAGTAGCGGCGCAGCAGCTCGCCCATCGGCGTGCCGCGCACGACCGAGGTGAGCTCGGTGCGCGTGTTCGCCGGCTTCATCGCATAGGCCGTGCCGAGATCGCGATCCCGCTGGGTCATCGTCATACTGTTCCTCCCGCCACGGGCCGTGAGGGAGGCCCGATCGTCTTGTTTGTTGACCCAATGAAAAATAATTCGATGACAATGTCAACGAACTTAAGGACACTTTTGAGTTGTATTTGGATAGTCGCACCGCCGCCGGTCAACCGGGCTTGGCACGCCCCGGCTTTCTTGGCAGAGGTGGATCATGAGTAAGACACCGAGCGGGGACGGGCGCGTATCGCCCGACACGGACGAAAGCCATTCGCCGGCGCCGATCACCGTGATGCTGTCGTCACGGCTGATGGTGCTCGCCAATCTGCTCAAGCGCGGCGCGATCCTGCGCTACAAGCGCCTCGCCGGATTGTCCTCGGTCGAGTTCGGCCTCGTCGCCTCGCTCGGCCGGCGGCCTCCGATGAGCGTGGCACGGCTTGCCGAAGCCGTCGGTCAGGACAAGGGACAGATCAGCCGCGCGCTGGCTGAGCTCGTCTCGCGCAAGCTGATCGCGAAATC harbors:
- the ihpB gene encoding divalent metal ion exporter adaptor subunit IhpB; its protein translation is MKISSTILVAILAAAIGAYGYALLAPARVAPTEHAADKKPEKPNDHVEQDEHGADRIRISDVKLAAAGVTLAEAASATLTDTLAFNGILRANQEAVVQVTPRFPGIAKSLQKRIGDRVGKDDLLATIESNQSLTVYELKAPLAGTVIERQISLGEYASEQKPAFVVADLSSIWVDLSIYRQDLRRVRLNDEVLIDPDDGRGEINGTISYMAPIGSSETQTALARVVLPNPDGRLRPGLFVTARLILAARNVAVAVRRSAIQTLENRTIVFVREDGDKIEARPVELGDADPKFVEIRAGLAAGERYVAENSFVVKAEMGKGDGDHD
- the ihpA gene encoding divalent metal ion exporter subunit IhpA, giving the protein MSCRRTAARLACAMAILVGPWLTQPIHAQTLTMRAALSRALAASPRLTAAERDVGIATGQRIQAGALLNPELSYEQDNSLGSGIYRGTRSAETTLQISQAFELFGKRDARIAAGAAGIEVAAIQRKAVRLEVLSETAIAFLSVLGAQRRIQILDEQITAIDRLTPLLRRRVEAGASSPAETGRAEVASALVKADRERFKATLASARRELAVLMGDPSAKFGEVSGRLDTMGKPPTFQSVVAAIDANPQLVRWTAVYAQRNAELLMARLRPYPDVRIAAGWRHFNETNDDAVRLSVSVPIPVFDRNQGNILSAQESLAKTRAEREANRNTLIVIAGRAYDSLQGSLRELAVLRETAIPKATEAAEAISQGYGQGRFSLLEVLDAQASVSQARLREQEALQNFHAGVATIEGLVGNPFTLAREGAR
- a CDS encoding helix-turn-helix domain-containing protein, whose protein sequence is MPFWTTQDLPPGQQFGFWREVLCEAFITLDPSRKSQGAFTGSVEAHAVSDVNVTRLLTDEHRVLRGAKEIRKTPLEYYFVNMQIEGDVLAKQRGREALVRPGEFYIVDSTEPYDLDYRSNLEIFSFRVPKKRLDPLLKDAAGATAIRVSKGSPTGQLAVDFLQSVVRQAQIPPEAQETVADTIAKLVALALGGTVEAEESRPSCTRRAFLNAILKHIDENLFDPSLSVESVCRKFHVTSRYLHRLFEAEETTFGATIRSKRLARCAAELTSSTDQSIAALAFACGFSDVSYFNRVFKRAFDKSPTAYRRANLGVQSKSGTQ
- a CDS encoding acyl-CoA dehydrogenase family protein; its protein translation is MTTGIEFALSPDQIALQKGAREFATTVLKDVRPTIRKFGKPDERFYATRPFHKKAVDAGFVKGLFPKAFGGTEVPALDFALAAEELAAVDVNVPSTLLGTGLGVKPIIFYGTEEQKKRFLPDFIQDGTRLAALAFTEVTGGANFDAPDPRFGVKTFATLDGDEWVINGEKHYTTNGTGWDGNNCHLYAVVCRTNPNKGAQESLAVIMVPGSDPGVKVTGLLDTVGHRASISPRMKFENVRVPADNIIGKPGDGIKIVSTNFAWTAALIGAACVGVMRSAFDHALEFARNDARSGPHPIIEYPTVGYMLADMKMRIEACRYLTWKACQQFDRSGGQEQELAVMTKVFCSETCVDVVYDAMRVVGVDSYTDMHPLAELMNDAMCFPLYDGGNMGARRRQLHGMIKSPDYDSLAAARVG
- the pepT gene encoding peptidase T, whose product is MSSLTFTHTVTERFLRYVTIDTQSDPESPSSPSTEKQKDLGRVLVTELREIGVADAHLDDYGYVYGTIPANTDKKVPVICFCSHMDTSPDVTGKDVKPQVVKNYRGGDITLPGDTSQVIRFAEHPALKNQIGNDIITTDGTTLLGADNKAGVAEIMDAAHFFINNPDVKHGTIKILFTPDEEIGRGVDNVDIKKLGADFGYTMDGESAGSVEDETFSADGATITINGVSAHPGYAKGKMEHAIKIAAAIVERLPKEGCSPETTSGKQGFLHPIGIDGALEQATLSFIVRDFTEEGLKEKEAMLETIVKDVMKDYPRSTYKFEVREQYRNMKQVIDRHPHILEYAIEAIRRAGLRPMRTAIRGGTDGSRLSFMGLPCPNIFAGEHAFHSRLEWVSRQDMEKAVQTIVHLAMIWEEKA
- a CDS encoding HU family DNA-binding protein, giving the protein MVKKDSAKKDLAKKDSAKKAAAPATITLKHLAADIADSQELSKKRAEAVLTDMVELITRHLKKGDRVRIVGLGILQVRKRAARTGRNPATGEAIHIKASKKVTFRPVKELKEAI
- a CDS encoding spinster family MFS transporter: MVDVTSQVSVPTAAAAKPPVRRYYVLGLLTIIYALNFLDRTIFNVLIEPIKKEFQLSDTMMGLLAGFGFALFYSLLGIPIARVADRLNRRNIVAMAFAFWSAMTALCGAASSVTSLALARIGVGIGESAGSPASQSIVADLFTKNERPRALGIYAIGTYLGIFLGYFIGGYVNQHYGWRSAFYVAGLPGILLAIVLWLTISEPKRGAMQESFVPEPLGPTLSFLASQRSFIIVLIGFCLTTYTNYATAAWIPPFLARVHHLSSAEIGTYAGTFKGLAGMAGTLFGGFVVAQISRRDDRWKLWAPAITSGLAGPVFALCMLAQDFAMMVAMLALTSFLVGFHLGPIFAIAQTVARPSMRALASALIALTATCFGQGVGPLAVGMVNDALKGSYGADAVRYSLLSAAVTTVLGALLFVWAARTIRDDISRAAA
- a CDS encoding aromatic ring-hydroxylating dioxygenase subunit alpha, with the translated sequence MTMTQRDRDLGTAYAMKPANTRTELTSVVRGTPMGELLRRYWHPVGLVSDANDTPKKVRALGEDLILFRDKHGRVGLLHARCCHRGTTLYYGKVEEDGIRCCYHGWKFDTEGHCLEQPCEPDGGAFKDKVRQPWYPVEERYGLIFAYMGPAEKRPVLPAYECLENMDDGEFVEADDSSIGGGGPAVIPCNWLQHFENVVDPYHVPVLHGSFSGPQFTNMMASMPEVTFDKTPRGIAVRSIRKQDDGKVFYRVTEAALPTLRVVPNPRVAQFARVESIGWTLPIDDTSFRIYVAGRVKTSGDIGRMRSKFNGKFWWDMTEAEHQQFPGDYEAQVGQGDVTVHSEEHFGQSDRGILMIRRMLGEQLEAMEANRDPIGVSFDASAPPVEFEAGNYIRDA
- a CDS encoding MarR family winged helix-turn-helix transcriptional regulator, with amino-acid sequence MSKTPSGDGRVSPDTDESHSPAPITVMLSSRLMVLANLLKRGAILRYKRLAGLSSVEFGLVASLGRRPPMSVARLAEAVGQDKGQISRALAELVSRKLIAKSANPKDSREVLVSLTPAGLAAHDVIVEGAQDRNRQLLEQLSAHELETLLAQIDRLTATAEKLLESEKHSR